A window of the Enterobacteriaceae bacterium 4M9 genome harbors these coding sequences:
- the pykF gene encoding pyruvate kinase PykF, with translation MKKTKIVCTIGPKTESEEMLSQLMDAGMNVMRLNFSHGDYDEHGQRIKNLRNVMANTGKKAAILLDTKGPEIRTMKLEGGNDVSLKAGQTFTFTTDKSVVGNSDTVAVTYEGFTSDLSVGNTVLVDDGLIGMEVTAIEGNKVVCKVLNNGDLGENKGVNLPGVSIALPALAEKDKKDLIFGCEQGVDFVAASFIRKRADVVEIREHLKAHGGENIQIISKIENQEGLNNFDEILEASDGIMVARGDLGVEIPVEEVIFAQKMMIEKCIRARKVVITATQMLDSMIKNPRPTRAEAGDVANAILDGTDAVMLSGESAKGKYPLEAVTIMATICERTDRVMSSRLDHTQDSRKLRITEAVCRGAVETAEKLEAPLIVVATQGGKSAKSVRKYFPNATILALTTNEITARQLVLSKGVVPQLVKEIASTDDFYRLGKELALESGLARKGDIVVMVSGALVPSGTTNTSSVHVL, from the coding sequence ATGAAAAAGACGAAAATTGTTTGCACCATCGGCCCGAAAACCGAATCAGAAGAGATGCTGTCCCAGTTGATGGACGCTGGCATGAACGTGATGCGCCTCAACTTTTCTCACGGTGACTATGACGAACACGGTCAGCGCATTAAAAATCTGCGCAACGTCATGGCGAACACGGGTAAAAAAGCCGCTATTCTGCTGGACACCAAAGGTCCTGAAATTCGCACAATGAAGCTTGAAGGCGGTAACGACGTTTCCCTCAAAGCTGGCCAGACGTTTACCTTCACTACCGATAAATCCGTTGTTGGCAACAGCGACACCGTTGCCGTGACTTATGAAGGCTTCACCAGTGACCTGTCCGTCGGCAACACGGTCCTGGTTGACGATGGCCTGATTGGTATGGAAGTCACTGCCATTGAAGGTAACAAGGTCGTATGTAAGGTTCTGAACAACGGTGACCTGGGCGAAAACAAAGGCGTTAACCTGCCGGGCGTTTCCATTGCGCTGCCTGCACTGGCTGAGAAAGACAAAAAAGACCTCATCTTCGGTTGTGAGCAAGGTGTGGACTTCGTTGCCGCCTCTTTTATCCGTAAACGCGCTGACGTTGTCGAAATCCGCGAGCACCTGAAAGCTCACGGCGGTGAAAACATCCAGATCATCTCCAAAATCGAAAACCAGGAAGGTCTGAACAACTTCGACGAAATCCTTGAAGCCTCTGACGGCATCATGGTGGCACGTGGCGACCTGGGCGTAGAGATCCCGGTTGAAGAAGTTATCTTCGCTCAGAAGATGATGATTGAGAAATGTATCCGTGCGCGCAAAGTGGTTATCACTGCAACCCAGATGCTTGACTCGATGATCAAAAACCCACGCCCTACCCGCGCGGAAGCCGGTGACGTGGCAAACGCCATCCTCGATGGTACCGATGCCGTGATGCTGTCCGGTGAGTCTGCAAAAGGTAAATACCCGCTGGAAGCGGTGACCATCATGGCAACTATCTGCGAGCGTACCGACCGTGTGATGAGCAGCCGTCTGGATCACACCCAGGACAGCCGCAAACTGCGTATCACCGAAGCCGTATGCCGTGGCGCCGTTGAAACTGCCGAAAAACTGGAAGCGCCGCTGATTGTTGTGGCAACCCAGGGCGGTAAATCTGCCAAATCTGTACGTAAATATTTCCCGAACGCGACAATTCTGGCGCTGACTACTAACGAAATCACTGCCCGCCAGCTGGTGCTGAGCAAGGGCGTGGTGCCGCAGTTGGTAAAAGAAATCGCGTCTACCGATGATTTCTACCGTCTGGGTAAAGAACTGGCGCTGGAAAGCGGCCTGGCCCGTAAAGGTGACATCGTGGTAATGGTTTCCGGTGCGCTGGTACCGAGTGGCACGACAAACACCTCTTCTGTTCACGTGCTTTAA
- the sufE gene encoding cysteine desulfuration protein SufE produces the protein MAALPDKDKLLRNFSRCANWEEKYLYIIELGQRLAPLAVEQHRPENLIQGCQSQVWIVMQLDDNNVMQLQGDSDAAIVKGLIAVVFILFDQMTPRDIVDFDVRPWFEKMALTNHLTPSRSQGLEAMIRAIRTKAALLA, from the coding sequence ATGGCCGCGTTGCCGGATAAAGACAAACTGTTGCGTAACTTCAGCCGTTGCGCCAACTGGGAAGAGAAGTACCTTTACATTATCGAACTGGGGCAGCGACTGGCTCCGCTGGCTGTTGAGCAGCACCGCCCCGAGAACCTGATTCAGGGCTGCCAGAGCCAGGTCTGGATTGTGATGCAGCTTGATGATAACAACGTTATGCAACTGCAGGGTGACAGCGACGCAGCGATTGTCAAAGGCTTGATTGCGGTCGTGTTTATTCTGTTTGACCAGATGACGCCACGGGATATCGTCGACTTTGACGTGCGCCCGTGGTTTGAAAAAATGGCGCTCACCAACCATCTCACGCCGTCGCGCTCGCAGGGGCTTGAGGCCATGATCCGCGCGATTCGTACTAAAGCCGCGCTGCTTGCCTGA
- a CDS encoding L,D-transpeptidase family protein, giving the protein MKCAFSLSLISIACALLSSQAAFAVSYTLPPPGSRLIGQNERYIVPDDGKNLESIAAKYNTGILLLLEANNTVDPWLPKPGTELVIPSQMLLPDTPREGIVINLAELRLYYYPPGQNRVEVYPIGIGQLGRETPEMVTRISQKIPNPTWTPTANIRARSLAQGIKLPAVIPAGPNNPLGRYALRLEQGGGEYLIHGTNVARSVGMRVSSGCIRLRAADIKALFNQTSWGARVQIVNQPVKYATEPDGRRYVEVHQPLSTNDWENPQTMPVAINASFASFIDNPGSNKGLIDQAITRRAGYPVQVNAEPNGVSPTVVPLQSVQRQEEKKGGQDEGGLLSDAQSALVQ; this is encoded by the coding sequence ATGAAATGCGCGTTCTCCTTGAGTTTGATTAGCATTGCTTGTGCTCTACTGAGCAGCCAGGCGGCTTTTGCCGTGTCCTACACACTACCACCGCCGGGAAGTCGTCTGATTGGTCAGAATGAACGTTATATCGTTCCTGATGACGGAAAAAATCTGGAATCAATCGCGGCAAAATATAATACCGGTATATTACTTTTACTGGAGGCAAATAATACCGTTGATCCCTGGTTGCCAAAACCCGGAACTGAACTGGTTATTCCCTCTCAGATGCTGTTACCTGATACCCCTCGTGAGGGTATCGTTATTAATCTTGCTGAACTGCGACTTTATTATTATCCACCGGGTCAAAACCGTGTAGAGGTTTATCCTATTGGCATCGGTCAGCTGGGGCGTGAAACACCAGAAATGGTGACGCGAATCAGTCAAAAAATTCCGAATCCTACCTGGACGCCGACGGCAAATATTCGTGCGCGCTCGCTGGCGCAGGGAATTAAATTACCGGCAGTTATTCCGGCCGGGCCAAATAACCCGCTGGGTCGCTATGCACTGCGTCTTGAGCAGGGGGGCGGTGAATACCTCATTCATGGCACTAACGTGGCACGCAGCGTTGGAATGCGCGTCAGCTCGGGGTGTATCCGCCTGCGGGCTGCCGACATTAAAGCATTGTTCAATCAGACGAGCTGGGGCGCTCGTGTGCAAATCGTCAATCAGCCCGTCAAATACGCCACAGAGCCGGACGGGCGGCGTTATGTGGAGGTGCATCAACCCTTGTCCACTAACGACTGGGAGAACCCGCAGACAATGCCTGTTGCCATCAACGCCAGCTTTGCAAGCTTCATTGATAACCCTGGCAGCAATAAGGGGCTTATCGATCAGGCCATTACCCGCCGGGCAGGCTATCCGGTACAGGTCAATGCCGAGCCAAACGGTGTATCACCGACAGTCGTGCCTCTACAGAGCGTGCAGCGCCAGGAAGAGAAAAAAGGTGGGCAGGATGAGGGAGGATTACTGAGTGATGCGCAGAGCGCGCTGGTGCAGTAG
- a CDS encoding major outer membrane lipoprotein, whose protein sequence is MNRTKLVLGAVILGSTLLAGCSSNAKIDQLSSDVQTLNAKVDQLSNDVNAMRSDVQAAKDDAARANQRLDNQAHSYRK, encoded by the coding sequence ATGAATCGTACTAAACTGGTACTGGGCGCGGTAATCCTGGGTTCTACTCTGCTGGCTGGTTGCTCCAGCAACGCTAAAATCGATCAGCTGTCTTCTGACGTTCAGACTCTGAACGCTAAAGTTGACCAGCTGAGCAACGACGTGAACGCAATGCGTTCTGACGTTCAGGCTGCTAAAGACGACGCAGCTCGTGCTAACCAGCGTCTGGACAACCAGGCTCACTCTTACCGTAAGTAA
- the tssB gene encoding type VI secretion system contractile sheath small subunit, producing the protein MSQSFQSEIPKARVNIKLDLHTGGAQKKVELPLKLLVTGDFSNGQEQRPLAEREKVNVDKNNFDNVLTEFSPSVTLAVPDTLAGDGSETNVNLTFSSIKDFHPEQVARQLPQLRAMLSMRNLLRDLKSNLLDNVTFRKELENILKDPALSDELRRELNAIAPKEV; encoded by the coding sequence ATGTCACAAAGTTTTCAGTCTGAAATACCTAAGGCCCGCGTTAATATCAAGCTGGACTTGCATACGGGGGGCGCACAAAAAAAGGTTGAGCTCCCACTGAAGCTGCTGGTCACTGGCGATTTCAGTAACGGGCAGGAGCAGCGTCCGCTGGCCGAGCGTGAAAAAGTCAATGTCGACAAAAATAACTTCGATAATGTCCTTACCGAGTTCAGCCCCTCTGTCACACTCGCGGTACCGGATACCCTGGCTGGGGACGGTAGCGAAACAAACGTCAATCTGACTTTCTCCTCCATAAAAGATTTCCACCCAGAACAGGTCGCACGCCAGCTTCCTCAACTGCGTGCAATGCTGTCGATGCGTAATCTGCTGCGCGATCTCAAATCCAATCTTCTTGATAACGTCACTTTCCGCAAAGAACTGGAAAACATCTTAAAAGACCCGGCGCTCAGCGACGAACTGCGTCGTGAACTCAATGCCATTGCGCCTAAAGAAGTCTGA
- the sufS gene encoding cysteine desulfurase SufS, whose amino-acid sequence MSFCVEQVRADFPVLSREVNGQPLAYLDSAASAQRPNAVIDAEAEFYRHGYAAVHRGIHTLSAEATARMENVRVAAARFINANSADEIVFVRGTTEGINLVANSWGNAHVKAGDNIIISEMEHHANIVPWQMLCERVGAELRVIGLNQDGTLQTEQLNGLLDERTRLLAVTQVSNVLGTENPVQEMIATARLAGAKVLIDGAQAVMHHPVDVQALDCDFYVFSSHKLYGPTGIGVLWARAEILDEMPPWEGGGSMIATVSLTDGTTYAPAPGRFEAGTPNTGGIIGFGAALEYVDRLGLNHIAGYEASLMRYALNALQAVPDLTIYGPQDRRGVIAFNLGKHHAYDVGSFLDNYGIAVRTGHHCAMPLMAFYGVPAMCRASLAMYNTEAEVDRLVAGLIRIHRLLG is encoded by the coding sequence ATGAGCTTTTGCGTAGAACAGGTGCGCGCAGACTTTCCGGTGTTGAGCCGTGAAGTCAACGGTCAGCCGCTGGCCTATCTTGACAGCGCTGCCAGCGCCCAGCGCCCGAATGCGGTTATAGACGCCGAAGCTGAGTTTTATCGTCACGGTTATGCCGCGGTTCACCGCGGTATTCATACGTTGAGTGCCGAGGCGACCGCGCGCATGGAGAATGTACGCGTCGCGGCCGCGCGCTTTATCAATGCAAACTCAGCAGATGAAATCGTCTTTGTTCGCGGCACCACAGAAGGTATCAACCTGGTGGCAAACAGCTGGGGCAACGCGCATGTGAAGGCAGGTGATAACATCATCATCAGCGAGATGGAGCATCATGCCAATATTGTGCCCTGGCAGATGCTGTGCGAGCGCGTGGGTGCCGAACTGCGGGTGATTGGGCTTAACCAGGACGGTACGTTGCAAACAGAGCAGCTTAACGGGCTGCTTGATGAGCGCACTCGCCTGTTAGCCGTTACTCAGGTATCGAACGTGCTGGGTACTGAAAACCCGGTACAGGAGATGATTGCCACTGCGCGCCTTGCCGGGGCTAAAGTGCTGATAGACGGCGCACAGGCCGTGATGCATCACCCGGTAGATGTGCAGGCCCTGGACTGCGATTTCTACGTGTTTTCCAGCCACAAGCTTTATGGTCCTACAGGCATCGGTGTGCTGTGGGCGCGTGCTGAGATCCTCGATGAGATGCCTCCCTGGGAAGGCGGTGGTTCGATGATAGCGACCGTTAGCCTGACCGACGGCACCACCTACGCGCCAGCACCAGGTCGCTTTGAGGCGGGCACCCCCAATACCGGCGGTATCATCGGCTTCGGTGCTGCGCTGGAGTACGTCGATAGGCTTGGGCTTAACCATATTGCTGGTTACGAAGCCTCTCTGATGCGCTATGCGCTGAATGCGCTTCAGGCTGTGCCGGACTTAACGATTTATGGCCCTCAGGACCGACGTGGCGTAATTGCCTTCAATCTGGGCAAGCATCACGCCTACGACGTGGGCAGCTTTCTTGATAACTACGGCATTGCCGTGCGCACAGGGCACCATTGTGCCATGCCGCTGATGGCATTTTACGGCGTTCCTGCCATGTGCCGGGCGTCACTCGCCATGTACAATACCGAAGCTGAGGTGGACAGGCTGGTTGCCGGCTTGATTCGTATCCACCGTTTACTTGGGTAA